Proteins co-encoded in one Rhodococcus sp. PAMC28707 genomic window:
- a CDS encoding helix-turn-helix domain-containing protein — translation MPPQPARGSCAESEGPPIGKGVRIIGDSRERLRASLQEQYSAGASIRSLAHDLGRSYGFVHKILAESGVALRSRGGPNRKKSHRAD, via the coding sequence ATGCCACCACAACCGGCCCGAGGGTCCTGCGCCGAATCCGAGGGTCCGCCTATCGGTAAAGGCGTACGTATCATCGGCGACTCGCGAGAGAGGCTGCGTGCCTCACTGCAGGAGCAGTACTCCGCAGGCGCCAGCATTCGTAGTCTCGCTCACGATCTCGGCAGATCCTATGGATTCGTGCACAAGATCCTGGCCGAATCGGGTGTCGCGTTACGTTCGAGGGGCGGCCCTAATCGTAAGAAGTCACATCGCGCCGATTAG
- the sufC gene encoding Fe-S cluster assembly ATPase SufC: MSTLEIRDLHVSVANSDTTAEPINILKGVNLTVKSGETHAIMGPNGSGKSTLSYAIAGHPKYAVTSGTITLDGEDVLAMTVDERARAGLFLAMQYPVEVPGVSMSNFLRTAATAVRGEAPKLRHWVKEAKTALSELEIDPAFLERNVNEGFSGGEKKRHEILQLGMLKPKIAILDETDSGLDVDALRVVSEGVNKYKERENGGVLLITHYTRILRYIKPDYVHVFVDGEIVKSGGAELADELEADGYTAFTQPATTGA, encoded by the coding sequence ATGTCCACGCTCGAAATCCGCGACCTGCACGTCAGCGTCGCAAACTCCGATACCACCGCAGAGCCCATCAACATCCTCAAGGGTGTGAACCTGACCGTGAAGTCCGGTGAAACACACGCGATCATGGGCCCCAACGGATCCGGCAAATCGACGTTGTCCTACGCCATCGCCGGTCACCCGAAGTACGCAGTGACCTCGGGCACCATCACGCTCGACGGCGAAGACGTGCTCGCGATGACCGTCGACGAGCGGGCTCGCGCAGGTTTGTTCCTCGCGATGCAGTACCCGGTCGAGGTTCCCGGAGTGTCGATGTCGAACTTCCTCCGCACTGCTGCGACGGCGGTCCGAGGTGAGGCTCCGAAGCTTCGGCACTGGGTCAAGGAAGCCAAGACTGCGCTCTCCGAACTCGAAATCGATCCGGCTTTCCTCGAGCGGAACGTCAACGAAGGCTTCTCCGGTGGTGAGAAGAAGCGCCATGAGATCTTGCAGCTCGGAATGCTGAAGCCCAAGATCGCCATCCTCGACGAGACAGACTCCGGTCTCGACGTCGATGCGCTTCGAGTCGTTTCGGAGGGTGTCAACAAGTACAAGGAACGGGAGAACGGCGGCGTTCTGCTGATCACGCACTACACGCGGATTCTTCGCTACATCAAACCCGACTACGTTCACGTGTTCGTCGATGGCGAGATCGTGAAGTCCGGTGGAGCCGAGTTGGCAGACGAGCTGGAGGCCGACGGCTACACCGCTTTCACTCAGCCTGCGACCACAGGAGCGTAA
- a CDS encoding Ku protein: MRSIWKGSIAFGLVNVPVKVYSATETHDIRFHQVHAKDGGRIKYDRVCSECGKSVQFADIDKAYDSPDGERVILTDEDFDKLPSAERHEIPVLEFVPTEQIDPILYDKSYFLEPDSSSPKAYVLLRQTLLDTERTALVHFTLRQKTRLAALRVRDNTLVIQTLLWPDEVRAAEFPSLDDAPEARPQEVKMATSLVESMSTDFDPTEYTDDYQIELRKLIDDTIENGGEKVVRVEDETSSDGEDAEVVDLVAALQRSVEAAGKNAKTAHSSSNTKTAANKDASEKDASEKKTQQKKTTAKTAPGKKAVAAKQTAADKSSKSTPARKGA, encoded by the coding sequence ATGCGTTCCATATGGAAGGGATCTATCGCCTTCGGGCTCGTCAATGTTCCGGTGAAGGTGTACTCAGCGACGGAGACACACGACATTCGGTTCCATCAAGTGCACGCGAAAGACGGCGGTCGGATCAAATATGATCGCGTCTGCTCCGAATGCGGAAAATCGGTGCAATTTGCCGACATCGACAAGGCGTACGACTCGCCCGACGGTGAACGCGTCATCCTGACGGACGAAGACTTCGACAAGCTTCCTTCCGCCGAAAGACATGAGATCCCGGTCCTGGAATTCGTGCCCACCGAACAAATCGATCCCATCCTGTACGACAAGAGCTATTTCCTCGAGCCCGACTCTTCGTCGCCGAAAGCATATGTGCTGTTGCGACAGACACTCCTGGATACAGAACGCACCGCGCTGGTCCATTTCACCTTGCGGCAAAAGACACGACTGGCCGCATTGCGGGTTCGCGACAACACTCTCGTCATCCAGACATTGCTGTGGCCAGACGAGGTGCGGGCCGCGGAGTTCCCCTCGCTGGACGACGCACCCGAAGCACGGCCTCAGGAAGTCAAGATGGCCACCTCGCTGGTGGAGAGCATGTCGACAGATTTCGATCCCACGGAATACACCGACGATTATCAAATCGAACTACGCAAGCTGATCGACGATACGATCGAAAACGGCGGCGAGAAAGTCGTCCGGGTCGAGGACGAGACCTCCAGCGATGGCGAAGACGCCGAGGTCGTCGATTTGGTGGCTGCCCTCCAACGCAGTGTGGAAGCCGCGGGCAAGAACGCCAAGACGGCACACTCGTCGTCCAATACCAAGACGGCCGCTAACAAGGATGCGTCGGAGAAGGATGCGTCGGAGAAGAAAACTCAGCAGAAGAAGACGACTGCAAAGACAGCACCCGGAAAAAAAGCTGTGGCGGCAAAACAGACTGCCGCCGACAAGTCATCGAAGTCGACGCCGGCTCGAAAAGGCGCGTAG
- a CDS encoding ABC-F family ATP-binding cassette domain-containing protein, with protein MITATDLEVRAGVRTLLSTQGPALRVQGGDRIGLVGRNGAGKTTTLRILAGEGEPYAGTVVRTGDLGYLPQDPKEGDLDVLARDRVLSARGLDTLLHQMEKQQALMAEVADEALLDKAVRKYGELEERFASLGGYEAESEAARICNSLGLADRILAQALRTLSGGQRRRVELARILFAASDGSGGRSDTTLLLDEPTNHLDADSITWLRGFLQNHDGGLIVISHDVDLLSDVVNRVWFLDAVRGEADVYNMNWKKYIDARATDEQRRRRERANAEKKAGALRVQAAKMGAKATKAVAAQNMAKRADKLMANLDAERVSDKVAHIRFPEPAPCGKTPLMAKNLTKMYGSLEIFAGVDLAIDRGSRVVVLGLNGAGKTTLLRILAGTEKSDAGEILAGHGLRVGYFAQEHDTLDDRASVWENIRHAAPDTGEQELRSLLGAFMFTGPQLEQPAGTLSGGEKTRLALAGLVSSAANVLLLDEPTNNLDPISREQVLDALRSYKGAVVLVTHDPGAAEALSPERVILLPDGNEDHWSQDYLELIQLA; from the coding sequence GTGATTACCGCCACCGACTTGGAAGTTCGTGCCGGTGTCCGCACGTTGCTGTCGACTCAAGGACCAGCACTTCGCGTACAAGGCGGAGATCGTATCGGGTTGGTCGGCCGTAACGGAGCCGGCAAGACCACGACGCTGAGGATCCTTGCGGGTGAGGGCGAGCCCTACGCGGGCACCGTCGTTCGTACAGGCGATCTCGGATACTTGCCACAGGATCCGAAAGAGGGCGACCTCGATGTGCTTGCCAGGGATCGAGTTCTCTCCGCGCGCGGACTCGACACTTTATTGCATCAAATGGAGAAGCAGCAGGCGTTGATGGCCGAGGTCGCCGACGAGGCGCTTCTGGACAAGGCGGTCCGCAAGTACGGCGAGCTCGAGGAGCGATTCGCATCGCTGGGCGGCTACGAAGCCGAGAGCGAAGCAGCGCGAATCTGTAACAGCCTGGGACTTGCCGATCGCATCCTCGCGCAAGCACTGCGCACACTGTCCGGTGGCCAACGTCGGCGCGTGGAGCTGGCGCGCATTCTGTTCGCGGCCTCCGACGGGAGCGGCGGACGGTCCGACACGACACTGCTGCTCGACGAACCCACCAACCACCTCGATGCAGACTCCATCACCTGGCTCCGGGGATTCCTGCAAAATCACGATGGCGGACTGATCGTGATCAGCCACGACGTCGACCTTCTGAGTGACGTAGTCAACCGCGTGTGGTTCCTCGATGCGGTACGCGGCGAAGCCGATGTCTACAACATGAACTGGAAAAAGTACATCGATGCTCGGGCAACCGACGAGCAGCGCAGGCGGCGTGAGCGTGCCAATGCGGAGAAGAAGGCAGGCGCATTGCGCGTGCAGGCCGCGAAGATGGGCGCGAAAGCCACGAAAGCTGTTGCCGCGCAGAACATGGCAAAGCGTGCTGACAAGCTCATGGCAAACCTCGACGCCGAGCGAGTCTCGGACAAGGTTGCGCATATCCGCTTCCCTGAGCCTGCACCCTGCGGAAAGACCCCCCTCATGGCGAAGAACCTCACCAAGATGTACGGGTCGTTGGAAATCTTCGCCGGAGTCGATCTGGCCATCGACCGCGGCAGCCGCGTCGTAGTGCTCGGACTCAACGGTGCGGGCAAGACAACCTTGCTCCGGATCCTGGCGGGTACCGAAAAGTCCGACGCAGGTGAGATCCTCGCCGGCCACGGGCTACGCGTCGGATACTTCGCACAGGAGCACGACACACTCGACGATCGCGCGTCGGTGTGGGAGAACATTCGCCATGCGGCTCCGGACACGGGGGAGCAGGAGTTGCGCTCGCTGCTGGGGGCGTTCATGTTCACCGGACCACAGCTGGAACAGCCGGCAGGCACGCTGTCGGGCGGCGAGAAGACCAGGCTTGCACTTGCCGGGCTTGTGTCCTCTGCTGCCAACGTCTTGCTTCTCGACGAGCCTACGAACAACCTCGACCCGATTTCACGTGAACAGGTGCTCGATGCTCTGCGCAGTTACAAGGGAGCCGTCGTGCTGGTCACTCACGACCCCGGTGCGGCCGAAGCCCTGTCACCCGAGCGAGTCATCTTGCTGCCCGACGGCAACGAGGACCACTGGTCACAGGACTATCTGGAACTGATTCAGCTGGCCTGA
- the sufU gene encoding Fe-S cluster assembly sulfur transfer protein SufU yields MRMEQMYQEVILDHYKYPHGRGLREPFGAEVHHVNPTCGDEVTLRVNIDDGGIVTDVSYDGQGCSISQAATSVLTDQVVGLPVEQALRVVDAFSEMVGSRGTVDGDEEVIGDGIAFVGVSKYPARVKCALLGWMAFKDAVVRIVEETPAVPARSGGQV; encoded by the coding sequence ATGCGTATGGAACAGATGTATCAAGAGGTCATTCTCGACCACTACAAATATCCGCACGGGCGCGGTCTTCGCGAGCCGTTCGGAGCCGAGGTCCACCATGTGAACCCGACTTGCGGCGACGAGGTGACATTGCGGGTGAACATCGATGATGGCGGCATTGTTACTGATGTGTCCTACGACGGTCAGGGCTGTTCGATCAGTCAGGCTGCGACTTCGGTCCTGACGGATCAGGTCGTCGGACTACCTGTCGAGCAAGCGTTGAGAGTCGTGGATGCCTTCAGTGAAATGGTCGGCAGCAGGGGTACCGTGGATGGCGACGAGGAAGTCATCGGTGATGGAATCGCGTTCGTCGGAGTGTCCAAATATCCGGCCCGCGTCAAGTGTGCGCTGCTCGGATGGATGGCTTTCAAGGATGCGGTTGTTCGAATAGTAGAAGAGACTCCCGCAGTACCCGCACGATCCGGAGGACAAGTATGA
- a CDS encoding lycopene cyclase family protein → MNDSTPSEDVAADLVVVGLGPAGRALSHRASAAGVDVVAIDPHPNRRWTPTYSAWSDELPHWLPATAVASTIARPAAWTVRRHTIDRTYCVLDTAALQQVLSEGSARVLRGTALSVTKDAVRLADGRTVTGRTIVDARGSAGVVGLAEQTAYGIIVDRSAGVELLEDTNAWFMDWRYDNGTSPQEVPSFLYAVPLDDDRILLEETCLVGSPPLGLDVLRDRLAKRLRNRGARPTGTEPIERVRFPVQPPTHLRGERGAVRFGARSSLMHPATGYSVAASLAAADTVVATLRTGNSVRPLSVWAVQRLRNLGLRTALNLEPELIPHFFASFFELPVAQQTAYLSNRADPLATINAMMRMFPTLPPRARMAIARTVMTPRRGNGHDLSTR, encoded by the coding sequence GTGAACGATTCAACGCCGTCCGAAGACGTCGCGGCGGACCTCGTTGTAGTCGGGCTCGGCCCGGCGGGTCGCGCCCTCTCACATCGAGCATCCGCCGCTGGCGTCGACGTCGTAGCCATCGATCCTCATCCGAACAGGCGCTGGACCCCGACATATTCAGCCTGGTCGGACGAGCTTCCCCACTGGCTCCCCGCCACAGCCGTCGCGTCGACCATCGCTCGCCCGGCGGCCTGGACTGTCCGACGTCACACGATCGATCGGACGTACTGCGTCCTCGACACCGCTGCGCTGCAACAGGTGCTCAGCGAAGGATCGGCTCGGGTGCTCCGGGGAACAGCACTATCGGTGACCAAGGACGCTGTTCGTCTCGCCGACGGGAGAACGGTCACCGGACGCACGATCGTCGACGCGCGCGGATCTGCCGGCGTGGTTGGTCTTGCCGAACAGACGGCATACGGCATCATCGTCGATCGCTCTGCCGGCGTTGAACTTCTCGAGGACACCAATGCTTGGTTCATGGACTGGCGATACGACAACGGCACGTCACCGCAGGAGGTACCGAGCTTTTTGTATGCGGTCCCGCTCGACGACGATCGAATTTTGCTCGAAGAGACCTGCCTTGTCGGAAGTCCGCCGCTGGGTCTCGATGTCCTACGAGATCGCCTCGCGAAACGATTACGCAACCGCGGCGCCCGCCCGACGGGCACCGAGCCGATCGAACGTGTCCGGTTCCCGGTACAACCGCCGACGCACCTGCGAGGTGAACGCGGCGCTGTGCGATTCGGTGCGCGATCCAGTCTCATGCACCCGGCCACCGGCTACAGCGTCGCAGCATCACTGGCCGCGGCCGACACCGTTGTAGCGACACTCCGCACCGGCAATTCCGTTCGCCCCCTTTCAGTTTGGGCGGTCCAACGTCTACGCAACCTCGGGCTTCGGACTGCTCTGAACCTCGAACCCGAACTGATCCCCCACTTCTTCGCCAGTTTCTTCGAGCTTCCGGTCGCCCAGCAGACCGCTTACTTGTCCAACCGAGCGGATCCACTCGCAACGATCAACGCCATGATGCGAATGTTTCCGACGCTGCCACCACGAGCTCGCATGGCGATAGCGCGAACGGTAATGACTCCGCGGCGGGGAAACGGCCACGACCTTTCGACTCGATAA
- a CDS encoding SDR family oxidoreductase — protein sequence MTAANTAREQDLTGKVALVTGASRGIGKAIAAELLARGARVTITARKPEPLAEAARQLGEATGSGTDRVLAIAGNASDADSRRDSVDKTIEVFGSLDILINNTGINPVYGSLMDADLDGVKKIFDTNVVATLGYIQEAYRAWMGAHGGAVVNVASVAGLRSTGVIAAYGASKAALIRLTEELAWQLGPSIRVNAVAPGVVKTKFAEALVAGGEEQAAAAYPMKRLGSPEDVASLVGFLVSDASSWITGETVRVDGGLLATGGL from the coding sequence ATGACCGCCGCAAACACAGCCCGAGAACAGGATCTGACAGGCAAGGTTGCCCTCGTCACCGGTGCCAGCCGAGGAATCGGCAAGGCAATCGCCGCCGAATTGCTTGCTCGAGGCGCACGAGTAACGATCACCGCTCGCAAACCTGAACCGCTGGCCGAAGCGGCCCGCCAACTCGGCGAAGCCACAGGTAGCGGAACCGACAGGGTCCTTGCCATTGCAGGAAACGCCAGTGATGCCGACTCTCGTCGCGACTCGGTGGACAAGACGATCGAGGTATTCGGTTCGCTCGACATCCTGATCAACAACACCGGTATCAATCCTGTCTACGGTTCGCTGATGGACGCCGATCTCGACGGCGTCAAAAAAATCTTCGACACCAATGTCGTCGCCACACTGGGGTACATCCAGGAGGCCTACCGAGCCTGGATGGGAGCGCACGGTGGCGCGGTGGTGAACGTCGCGAGCGTCGCGGGCCTACGCTCGACGGGCGTGATCGCTGCGTACGGCGCGTCCAAAGCCGCCCTGATCCGCTTGACCGAAGAACTCGCGTGGCAGCTAGGACCATCGATCCGAGTGAACGCGGTCGCACCGGGCGTGGTGAAGACGAAGTTCGCCGAGGCACTGGTGGCTGGAGGCGAGGAGCAAGCTGCCGCGGCATATCCGATGAAGCGGCTCGGATCTCCGGAAGATGTCGCAAGCCTCGTGGGCTTTCTCGTGTCCGACGCATCGTCCTGGATCACCGGCGAAACTGTCCGAGTGGATGGCGGATTGCTGGCCACCGGCGGACTGTGA
- the sufD gene encoding Fe-S cluster assembly protein SufD — translation MQGAVASENPTAEDKSVIVANKGAQFTSYDVNAFEVPSSRDELWRFTPIRRLKGLHDGSAVATAGADVLVRAPENVTVETVGRDDARIGVAGVPADRIAAQAFSAFTEATIVSVASENEVSEPVQITVTGPGVDAVSYGHLQIRLDKFAKATVVIDQVGSGTYAENIEFVIGDGANLSVVLIQEWESDAVHVGAHHARLGRDATLRHFNVSLGGDLVRISPTVHYDAPGGDANLLGVYFADAGQHLEQRLLVDHSAPRCKSNVMYKGALQGEVGVGKHDAHTVWIGDVLIRAEAEGTETFELNRNLVLTDGARADSVPNLEIETGEIVGAGHASATGRFDDEQLFYLRSRGISEEVARRLVVRGFFHEVIDKIPVPAVRERLDAAIEAELALVGS, via the coding sequence GTGCAAGGCGCCGTAGCGTCGGAGAATCCAACGGCCGAGGACAAGTCGGTCATCGTTGCGAACAAGGGTGCCCAGTTCACCTCGTACGATGTCAACGCTTTCGAGGTCCCCTCCAGCCGCGACGAGCTGTGGAGATTCACACCGATTCGTCGACTCAAGGGACTGCACGACGGATCTGCGGTGGCGACCGCTGGGGCCGACGTTCTCGTGCGGGCACCCGAGAATGTGACCGTGGAGACCGTCGGCCGTGACGATGCACGTATCGGTGTCGCCGGCGTTCCCGCCGATCGCATTGCTGCGCAAGCATTCTCGGCGTTCACCGAGGCCACGATCGTTTCGGTGGCGTCCGAGAACGAGGTCTCCGAGCCTGTGCAGATCACGGTCACGGGGCCTGGCGTCGACGCTGTGTCATACGGACACCTGCAGATTCGGCTCGACAAGTTCGCCAAGGCGACGGTGGTGATCGACCAGGTCGGGTCGGGCACATACGCGGAGAATATCGAGTTCGTCATCGGTGACGGCGCCAACCTTTCTGTCGTACTGATCCAGGAATGGGAGTCCGATGCAGTGCACGTCGGAGCCCACCACGCTCGGCTCGGCCGTGACGCGACACTGAGGCACTTCAACGTCAGTCTCGGTGGCGACCTGGTTCGCATCAGCCCGACCGTGCATTACGACGCTCCCGGCGGCGATGCAAACCTGCTCGGCGTCTACTTCGCCGATGCGGGTCAGCATCTGGAGCAGCGTCTGCTCGTCGATCATTCAGCGCCGCGTTGCAAGTCGAACGTCATGTACAAGGGTGCCCTTCAGGGCGAGGTCGGTGTCGGCAAGCACGATGCACACACCGTATGGATCGGCGACGTTCTGATCCGTGCTGAAGCAGAGGGAACCGAAACCTTCGAATTGAACCGCAACCTGGTTCTCACAGACGGTGCGCGCGCCGATTCGGTACCGAATCTCGAAATCGAAACGGGCGAGATCGTCGGCGCAGGCCATGCCAGTGCGACCGGCAGGTTCGACGACGAACAGCTTTTCTACCTCCGGTCCAGAGGAATCTCCGAGGAAGTGGCTCGTCGACTTGTCGTACGCGGCTTCTTCCACGAGGTCATCGACAAGATTCCGGTCCCCGCGGTTCGTGAACGACTCGATGCTGCGATCGAGGCCGAATTGGCCCTCGTCGGCTCGTAA
- a CDS encoding metal-sulfur cluster assembly factor, which yields MTQTQTTDSQDGGTVAPETDLAGSAVAESSPTTVPAALTPDEIKVLEDLEEAMRDVVDPELGINVVDLGLVYDINIDADDIVTVDMTLTSAACPLTDVIEDQARGALVRSGLCADLKINWVWMPPWGPDKITDDGREQLRALGFTV from the coding sequence ATGACCCAGACACAGACAACCGATTCGCAGGACGGTGGCACTGTCGCCCCGGAGACCGACTTGGCGGGGTCGGCCGTGGCCGAGTCGTCGCCTACGACGGTGCCTGCAGCGCTTACCCCGGATGAGATCAAGGTTCTCGAAGACCTCGAAGAGGCAATGCGCGATGTGGTCGACCCCGAGTTGGGGATCAACGTCGTCGACCTCGGTCTGGTATACGACATCAATATCGATGCCGACGACATCGTCACGGTCGACATGACGCTGACTTCGGCTGCGTGCCCGCTGACAGACGTCATCGAGGATCAGGCACGTGGCGCGCTTGTACGAAGTGGTCTGTGCGCCGACCTGAAGATCAATTGGGTGTGGATGCCGCCTTGGGGACCGGACAAGATCACCGACGACGGACGTGAGCAGCTCAGGGCCCTCGGCTTTACCGTGTAA
- the sufB gene encoding Fe-S cluster assembly protein SufB → MTVTPDQVTPVAPLTPVAPLTQDETIASLGTYGFGWSDSDVAGASAKRGLSELVVRDISAKKSEPEWMLESRLKALKTFDRKPMPNWGADLEGIHFDNIKYFVRSSEKQAATWEDLPEDIKNTYDKLGIPEAEKQRLVSGVAAQYESEVVYHSIREDLEAQGVLFLDTDTALKEQPELFREYFGTVIPAGDNKFSALNAAVWSGGSFIYIPPGVHVDIPLQAYFRINTENMGQFERTLIIVDEGAYVHYVEGCTAPIYKSDSLHSAVVEIIVKKGGRCRYTTIQNWSNNVYNLVTKRAKAEAGATMEWVDGNIGSKVTMKYPAVWMTGEYAKGEVLSVAFAGPDQHQDTGSKMLHLAPHTSSNIVSKSVARGGGRTSYRGLVKINKGAYGSRSTVKCDALLVDNISRSDTYPYVDIREDDVSMGHEATVSKVSDDQLFYLMSRGLTEDEAMAMVVRGFVEPIARELPMEYALELNRLIELQMEGSVG, encoded by the coding sequence ATGACCGTCACACCAGACCAGGTGACACCCGTTGCGCCGCTGACCCCCGTTGCTCCTCTTACTCAGGACGAGACGATTGCGTCGCTGGGCACCTACGGTTTCGGTTGGTCGGACTCCGACGTCGCCGGAGCCAGCGCCAAGCGTGGACTGTCCGAGTTGGTGGTGCGTGACATCTCGGCGAAGAAGAGCGAGCCCGAGTGGATGCTGGAGTCGCGTCTGAAGGCACTGAAGACGTTCGACCGTAAGCCCATGCCCAACTGGGGTGCGGACCTCGAAGGTATCCACTTCGACAACATCAAGTACTTCGTTCGCTCCAGCGAGAAGCAGGCCGCGACCTGGGAAGATCTTCCCGAGGACATCAAGAATACCTACGACAAGCTGGGTATCCCAGAGGCCGAGAAGCAGCGCCTCGTCTCGGGCGTAGCCGCGCAATACGAGTCCGAGGTCGTCTATCACTCGATCCGCGAGGACCTGGAAGCGCAAGGCGTGCTCTTCCTCGACACCGACACCGCGCTCAAGGAACAGCCTGAGCTCTTCCGCGAGTACTTCGGCACGGTCATCCCCGCAGGGGACAACAAGTTTTCCGCGCTGAATGCCGCGGTCTGGTCGGGTGGATCCTTCATCTACATCCCGCCGGGCGTCCACGTGGACATCCCGCTGCAGGCCTACTTCCGGATCAATACCGAGAACATGGGGCAGTTCGAGCGCACTCTGATCATCGTCGACGAAGGTGCCTATGTGCACTACGTCGAGGGCTGCACTGCGCCCATCTACAAGTCGGACTCGTTGCACTCGGCCGTCGTGGAGATCATCGTCAAGAAGGGTGGTCGCTGCCGTTACACGACTATCCAGAACTGGTCCAACAATGTCTACAACCTGGTGACCAAGCGCGCGAAGGCAGAAGCAGGCGCCACGATGGAGTGGGTCGACGGCAACATCGGCTCCAAGGTCACCATGAAATACCCCGCTGTATGGATGACGGGGGAGTACGCCAAGGGTGAGGTCCTGTCCGTGGCGTTTGCCGGTCCCGACCAGCACCAGGACACTGGCTCGAAGATGCTGCACCTCGCGCCGCACACTTCGTCGAATATCGTGAGCAAGTCCGTCGCTCGCGGCGGTGGACGGACTTCGTACCGAGGATTGGTCAAGATCAACAAGGGCGCCTATGGTTCCCGCTCGACCGTCAAGTGCGACGCACTACTGGTCGACAATATCTCGCGCTCGGATACATATCCCTACGTCGACATCCGCGAGGACGACGTGTCCATGGGCCATGAGGCGACAGTCTCGAAGGTCAGTGACGACCAACTGTTCTACCTGATGAGCCGAGGCCTCACCGAGGACGAAGCGATGGCGATGGTGGTGCGCGGATTCGTCGAACCGATCGCGCGTGAGCTTCCCATGGAATATGCCCTCGAGCTGAACCGGCTCATCGAGCTCCAGATGGAAGGGTCGGTCGGATAA
- a CDS encoding cysteine desulfurase, protein MAAPAALSNSALDVSSIRADFPILSRTVRDGKPLVYLDSGATSQRPVQVLDAERNFLLTCNAAVHRGAHQLAEEATDAYEGARAAIASFVGADADELVFTKNATEALNLVTYVLGDDRFDRHVGPGDEIVITELEHHANLVPWQELARRTGATLRWFGVTDEGRVDLDSLQLTDAVKVVAFTHQSNVTGAVSPVAELVRRAREVGALVVLDACQSVPHMSVDFHALDVDYAAFSGHKMLAPSGVGVLYGKAELLDAMPPFVTGGSMIETVTMEKTTYAPPPQRFEAGVPMASQVVGLGAAVAYLESIGMDAIATHEHVLVGATLDMLAKIEGVRVIGPTENIDRGSAVSFVVEGVHAHDLGQILDDDGVAVRVGHHCAWPLHRRFGVAATARASFALYNTLDEVEALGFAIEHAQRFFGTKGAA, encoded by the coding sequence ATGGCTGCACCAGCAGCACTGTCGAACAGCGCATTGGATGTCAGCTCGATCCGTGCCGATTTTCCGATCCTTTCGCGTACGGTTCGCGACGGTAAGCCGTTGGTGTACCTGGACTCGGGCGCGACCTCTCAGCGCCCGGTCCAGGTTCTCGACGCAGAACGTAATTTTCTGCTGACGTGCAACGCCGCGGTCCATCGTGGCGCACATCAGCTCGCTGAAGAAGCGACCGATGCGTACGAGGGCGCCCGCGCCGCCATTGCGTCGTTCGTCGGTGCGGATGCCGATGAACTCGTGTTCACCAAGAACGCCACCGAGGCTCTCAATCTGGTCACCTATGTTCTCGGAGACGATCGATTCGATCGCCACGTCGGACCTGGCGACGAAATCGTGATCACGGAACTCGAGCATCATGCCAACCTCGTGCCCTGGCAGGAACTGGCCAGACGAACCGGTGCCACGCTGCGGTGGTTCGGGGTGACCGACGAGGGACGGGTCGATCTCGATTCCCTGCAGCTCACAGACGCAGTCAAGGTTGTCGCGTTCACTCATCAGTCGAACGTGACGGGCGCGGTGTCACCTGTTGCCGAGCTCGTTCGACGGGCTCGTGAGGTCGGGGCGCTCGTCGTGCTCGACGCATGCCAGTCCGTGCCTCACATGAGCGTTGACTTTCATGCACTCGATGTCGACTATGCGGCGTTCTCGGGTCACAAGATGCTGGCGCCGTCGGGCGTCGGCGTGTTGTACGGCAAGGCAGAACTCCTCGATGCGATGCCGCCATTCGTGACAGGCGGTTCGATGATCGAGACTGTGACGATGGAGAAGACCACCTACGCGCCGCCGCCTCAGCGGTTCGAGGCGGGCGTACCGATGGCTTCTCAGGTGGTCGGCCTCGGCGCAGCGGTCGCATATCTCGAGTCCATCGGCATGGACGCAATTGCGACGCACGAGCACGTACTCGTCGGCGCGACACTCGACATGCTTGCGAAAATCGAGGGTGTTCGAGTGATCGGACCGACCGAGAACATCGATCGAGGGTCAGCAGTGTCGTTCGTCGTCGAGGGCGTCCACGCACACGATCTCGGTCAGATTCTCGATGATGACGGTGTTGCTGTTCGGGTGGGACACCATTGCGCGTGGCCGTTGCACCGTCGTTTCGGTGTCGCAGCCACCGCGAGGGCGTCGTTTGCTCTGTACAACACGCTCGACGAAGTCGAAGCGCTCGGTTTCGCAATCGAGCACGCCCAGAGATTCTTCGGGACCAAGGGTGCTGCCTGA